The Pseudorhodobacter turbinis genome contains a region encoding:
- a CDS encoding NADPH:quinone oxidoreductase family protein yields the protein MRAFRVEQAERPASLTNTPRIDPKKGEVRVKIMACGLNFADLLMIQGKYQERPALPFTLGMELAGVVEALGPDVDHPAVGTRVAVFAGMGGLAEWGCFDANACTPIPDAMPFTDAAAFQIAYGTSHLALDHRARLQPGETLLVMGATGGVGLTALEIGKRMGARVIATARGPEKLAIARAAGADHVIDSEAPDLRAALLALGGVDVVFDAVGGPAFTQAMRATKPEGRLIPIGFAGGEVPQIPANHLLVKNLTVIGLYWGGYAKFAPQTLSRSMATLFEWYEAGGLRPHISHCLPLDQTQTGLDLLRDRKSTGKVVITPHDA from the coding sequence ATGCGCGCTTTTCGTGTAGAGCAGGCAGAGCGCCCTGCGTCCTTAACCAATACCCCCCGTATTGATCCCAAAAAGGGCGAAGTGCGGGTGAAAATCATGGCCTGCGGTTTAAATTTTGCCGACCTTTTGATGATTCAGGGCAAGTACCAGGAACGCCCCGCCTTGCCCTTTACACTGGGCATGGAACTTGCCGGCGTGGTGGAGGCTCTTGGCCCTGATGTCGACCACCCCGCGGTCGGCACCCGCGTGGCGGTGTTCGCTGGCATGGGCGGACTGGCGGAATGGGGCTGTTTTGACGCAAACGCCTGCACGCCGATCCCGGACGCGATGCCCTTTACCGATGCCGCCGCCTTTCAGATCGCCTACGGCACCAGCCATCTGGCGCTGGACCATCGTGCGCGGCTGCAACCCGGAGAAACCCTGCTGGTGATGGGGGCGACGGGCGGTGTGGGTTTAACCGCATTGGAAATCGGCAAGCGCATGGGCGCACGGGTGATCGCCACGGCACGCGGGCCGGAAAAGCTGGCGATTGCCCGTGCTGCGGGTGCCGATCATGTAATCGACAGCGAAGCGCCGGATTTACGCGCAGCCCTTTTGGCGCTTGGCGGTGTTGATGTGGTGTTTGATGCCGTCGGTGGCCCCGCCTTTACCCAAGCGATGCGCGCCACCAAGCCCGAGGGTCGTCTGATCCCCATCGGCTTTGCCGGTGGCGAGGTTCCGCAAATCCCCGCCAACCATTTGCTGGTCAAAAATCTGACGGTGATCGGGCTTTATTGGGGGGGCTATGCGAAATTCGCGCCGCAAACCCTGTCACGCAGCATGGCGACCTTGTTTGAATGGTATGAGGCCGGCGGTTTGCGCCCCCATATCAGCCATTGCCTGCCACTGGATCAGACACAAACAGGGCTGGACCTGCTCCGGGATCGCAAATCCACCGGCAAGGTTGTGATCACGCCACACGACGCCTAA
- a CDS encoding helix-turn-helix domain-containing protein — translation MKHPVDVHVGKRIRHRRWMVGMTQQQLADCVGIKFQQIQKYETGMNRVSASRLWDISTALGVAISFFFEGLNEEPETPRRMEGDMLADKEALELVRSYYAIPEAQRRRLFDLARVLSAAA, via the coding sequence ATGAAACACCCGGTCGATGTCCATGTAGGCAAGCGAATCCGTCACCGTCGTTGGATGGTGGGCATGACACAGCAACAGCTTGCTGATTGTGTGGGGATCAAGTTTCAACAGATTCAAAAATATGAAACAGGTATGAACCGTGTTTCGGCCTCGCGCTTGTGGGACATTTCTACAGCACTTGGCGTTGCTATCAGCTTTTTCTTTGAAGGCCTGAACGAAGAGCCCGAAACCCCGCGGCGGATGGAAGGTGATATGCTTGCCGATAAGGAAGCGCTGGAGCTTGTGCGTTCCTATTACGCGATCCCCGAGGCACAGCGCCGTCGTTTGTTCGACCTGGCACGTGTCCTGAGCGCGGCGGCCTGA
- a CDS encoding inositol monophosphatase family protein: MLTQTEVEDIRSTAAALADAARTATLAHFRKPGLTADTKETTHFDPVTIADRESELAMRDILERRRPQDGILGEEFGPKSGTSGLTWVLDPIDGTRGYLSGTPTWGVLISVADASGPIYGLIDQPYIQERFEGGFGLASVNGPMGASPLKTRASCDLSQAILLSTFPEVGNEEEGRAFRRVAEQVRLVRYGMDCYGYALLAAGQVDLVIEAGLQTYDVQAPIAVIEAAGGVVTNWQGHSARAGGQVLAAANPEIHAAAMAFLNG, from the coding sequence ATGCTGACACAAACCGAAGTCGAGGATATCCGGAGCACTGCAGCGGCCTTGGCCGATGCTGCGCGGACGGCCACTTTGGCCCATTTTCGCAAGCCGGGGCTGACCGCCGATACTAAAGAGACAACGCATTTTGATCCGGTAACTATTGCCGATCGTGAGTCCGAACTCGCGATGCGGGATATTCTGGAACGCCGCCGCCCCCAAGATGGCATATTGGGGGAGGAGTTCGGCCCTAAATCCGGCACCTCCGGCCTGACATGGGTGCTGGACCCGATTGACGGTACGCGTGGATATTTGTCCGGCACGCCGACTTGGGGGGTGTTGATTTCCGTCGCGGATGCGAGTGGCCCGATTTACGGCCTGATTGACCAACCCTACATTCAGGAACGGTTCGAGGGCGGCTTTGGTCTGGCCTCGGTCAATGGCCCGATGGGGGCGTCTCCGCTCAAGACCCGCGCCTCATGTGACCTGTCACAGGCGATCTTGCTTTCTACATTTCCCGAAGTGGGAAATGAGGAAGAAGGCCGCGCTTTTCGCCGCGTGGCAGAACAGGTACGCCTTGTGCGTTACGGGATGGATTGCTACGGCTATGCGCTTTTGGCGGCAGGGCAGGTTGATCTGGTGATTGAGGCCGGGCTGCAAACCTATGACGTTCAGGCCCCGATCGCGGTGATTGAAGCGGCAGGCGGGGTCGTCACCAATTGGCAGGGCCATTCCGCGCGTGCAGGGGGGCAGGTGCTTGCCGCCGCCAACCCCGAGATCCACGCGGCTGCGATGGCCTTCCTGAACGGCTGA
- a CDS encoding thymidylate synthase yields MNINILASCTLALGLMGCSGNSLNNPLIFPEEITPGEPTDEGDGTAITASSPVVVPDDLAFNLANAKIIRGTGGDPDTLLVNISALDATPIEATWQRRPALDIPGYQAFAVQEDALDRLFIGLAATSADGSASAVLAGDGGQFGSYFSGTKYDREGAYTPPDATAEGPGRGQVSYTGKYAGLLNGGGAGDDLLPIPAGRPAAPSEAPTQATQITGDVFVNANFADDVVNGIVKNRNAIDLDITSDVGSANHNDGTGVRMEDLNMVPTAILANGTFGADLERGPIKKVVGTYGGAFGGTDASSIAGGVHVTDVYNGAGEKIENALERGVFVLDQCGVTASGGDCIGTAP; encoded by the coding sequence ATGAACATCAATATACTGGCGTCTTGTACGCTTGCGTTGGGCCTTATGGGCTGTAGTGGAAACTCCCTGAACAACCCTTTGATTTTCCCTGAAGAAATAACCCCGGGCGAGCCCACCGACGAGGGCGACGGCACGGCGATCACCGCAAGCAGCCCGGTCGTCGTACCTGATGATCTGGCCTTCAATCTGGCGAATGCAAAGATTATTCGCGGCACCGGCGGCGATCCAGACACGCTATTGGTGAACATCTCCGCACTGGATGCCACCCCGATTGAGGCCACATGGCAACGGCGCCCTGCGCTTGACATCCCCGGATATCAAGCCTTTGCGGTACAAGAAGACGCGCTTGACCGCCTGTTCATCGGGCTTGCGGCAACCAGCGCGGATGGCTCTGCCAGTGCAGTTCTGGCGGGGGATGGGGGCCAGTTCGGCAGCTATTTCTCTGGTACGAAATACGACCGCGAGGGGGCTTACACCCCACCCGACGCAACCGCCGAAGGCCCCGGCCGCGGGCAGGTGTCCTATACCGGGAAATATGCAGGCCTGCTGAACGGTGGCGGCGCGGGGGATGACCTTCTGCCCATCCCTGCCGGGCGCCCCGCAGCCCCTTCCGAGGCGCCCACACAGGCAACGCAGATCACCGGCGATGTCTTTGTGAACGCCAATTTTGCGGATGATGTGGTCAACGGTATCGTCAAGAACCGCAATGCGATCGACCTCGACATCACCTCGGACGTGGGCAGCGCAAATCACAACGACGGGACCGGTGTCCGGATGGAAGATCTGAACATGGTACCGACAGCGATTTTGGCAAATGGCACATTTGGGGCGGACCTTGAACGCGGGCCCATCAAAAAGGTCGTTGGCACCTATGGCGGCGCATTTGGCGGCACGGACGCATCCAGCATCGCCGGCGGGGTTCATGTCACCGATGTATACAATGGTGCCGGTGAAAAGATCGAGAATGCCCTGGAACGCGGCGTCTTTGTGCTGGATCAATGCGGGGTGACGGCATCGGGCGGGGATTGCATTGGCACCGCGCCATAA
- a CDS encoding surface lipoprotein assembly modifier — MAPRHKIIAPRLLAGLVAASLLAAPVANAQAPAGYTSVPPDEARVLGLEAIRLGRPEIAAEIATSLLAQDKTDSFAHFLMANSLMRMGQGKMAERATKQSYRYAKTPEQAYQSAHLAANLAFQRGALTTAQWWLRQSAEAAPDAGRKNTSIAQFRAVKARNPWRVKLAFSLRPSDNVNSGSTGQYNIINGLPLVGSLSADAQAVKGLVAEAAINMGYRLRQSATSETVLGAEISTRRVHLGKAEKARLGGDPGFGSDRLALSLREDWQPQGSKHRFSVTGTVGRQSYQSGNDYGFYGATLGHRTAISANSLIDSAVEAEQREGQDARRGDRSFALRSTLIHQRGNDDLIMATLLASRFDTAVQGRSGTMLGAQLGYTLAKALGPVSIAGTLGFQKAQFDGYTIAAIEVPGGRSDKTGYAQLQLQVNDISYAGFTPQLRLRHQRTTSNVSRFEVRETSVTLGLVSKF, encoded by the coding sequence TTGGCACCGCGCCATAAGATCATCGCCCCCCGGCTTTTGGCAGGATTGGTGGCGGCCTCCCTTTTGGCCGCCCCGGTTGCCAATGCGCAAGCGCCCGCGGGCTATACAAGCGTGCCGCCCGATGAGGCGCGCGTCTTGGGGCTTGAGGCGATCCGCCTCGGGCGGCCCGAGATTGCCGCAGAGATTGCAACCAGCCTGCTGGCACAGGATAAAACCGACAGCTTCGCGCATTTCCTAATGGCCAACAGCCTGATGCGTATGGGCCAGGGAAAAATGGCTGAGCGGGCCACGAAACAATCCTACCGCTATGCCAAAACGCCCGAGCAGGCGTATCAATCGGCCCATCTCGCCGCCAATCTTGCCTTTCAGCGCGGTGCCCTGACCACGGCGCAATGGTGGCTTCGTCAATCGGCCGAGGCAGCCCCTGATGCGGGGCGCAAAAATACCTCCATCGCGCAGTTTCGTGCCGTCAAAGCCCGCAACCCGTGGCGCGTGAAGCTGGCGTTTTCGCTGCGCCCCTCGGACAATGTGAATAGTGGCAGTACGGGGCAGTATAACATCATCAACGGCCTGCCCTTGGTTGGCAGCCTAAGCGCGGATGCGCAGGCGGTGAAGGGGCTTGTCGCCGAGGCGGCGATCAACATGGGGTATCGTTTGCGGCAAAGCGCAACCAGCGAGACGGTTCTGGGGGCTGAAATATCAACAAGGCGGGTCCATCTGGGCAAGGCCGAGAAGGCACGGCTGGGCGGTGATCCGGGCTTCGGGTCCGACCGGTTGGCGCTATCCTTGCGGGAGGACTGGCAGCCGCAGGGCAGCAAGCACCGCTTTAGCGTGACGGGTACCGTGGGGCGGCAATCCTATCAAAGCGGCAATGACTACGGGTTCTATGGCGCGACCCTTGGGCATCGGACCGCAATCTCGGCCAACAGCCTGATCGACAGCGCCGTTGAGGCCGAACAGCGCGAGGGCCAAGACGCCCGGCGTGGCGACCGCAGCTTTGCCCTTCGCAGCACGCTTATCCACCAACGCGGCAATGACGACCTGATCATGGCAACCCTTTTGGCAAGCCGCTTTGATACCGCCGTTCAGGGACGATCAGGCACCATGCTTGGCGCACAGCTTGGCTACACTTTGGCAAAAGCGCTTGGGCCCGTCAGCATCGCCGGCACATTGGGGTTTCAAAAGGCGCAATTTGATGGCTACACCATTGCCGCAATCGAAGTGCCGGGCGGGCGGAGCGATAAGACCGGCTATGCCCAGCTTCAACTTCAAGTGAATGACATCAGCTATGCGGGCTTTACCCCTCAGTTGCGCTTGCGCCATCAGCGCACAACCTCCAATGTCAGCAGGTTCGAAGTAAGGGAAACCTCGGTCACTTTAGGACTGGTTTCCAAGTTTTAG
- a CDS encoding VOC family protein yields the protein MSIKYLHTMVRVKDLEKSMAFYKLLGLEETRRMDNEKARFSLIFLAPPGQPECPVELTYNWDGDEALPSDSRHFGHLAYEVDDIYATCAHLAANGVVINRPPRDGHMAFVRSPDNISIELLQKGERLAPAEPWASAENIGHW from the coding sequence ATGTCGATCAAATATCTGCACACGATGGTTCGCGTAAAGGATTTGGAAAAATCCATGGCGTTCTACAAACTGCTCGGGCTGGAAGAAACCCGCCGGATGGACAATGAAAAGGCGCGGTTCAGCCTGATTTTCCTCGCCCCTCCCGGTCAGCCGGAATGCCCGGTAGAGCTGACGTATAACTGGGATGGCGATGAAGCCCTGCCATCAGACAGCCGCCACTTCGGGCATCTGGCCTATGAGGTGGATGATATTTACGCGACCTGCGCGCATCTGGCGGCCAATGGTGTGGTCATCAATCGCCCACCACGCGACGGGCATATGGCCTTTGTGCGCAGCCCCGACAATATCTCTATCGAGCTTTTGCAAAAAGGCGAGCGGCTGGCCCCGGCAGAGCCTTGGGCGAGCGCGGAAAACATCGGGCACTGGTAA